Proteins encoded in a region of the Elizabethkingia bruuniana genome:
- a CDS encoding DUF2339 domain-containing protein: MEIFLLLIILVFVIISLNKSAANSKATQEAIGKLKDEINALNLKISTNTQTLKAEEPQPEIISVVTEEPQPAIKEEIKAEEEKQIIEEIPVVEEVPVQAAMSAAVSQELQPEAIPLQENAEIPVTEKIVLPPKKSWLQIFKEKNPDIEKFIGENLINKIGILILVLGISFFVKYAIDKNWINEPARVGIGILCGALIMGVAHRLKKNYKAFSSVFVAGAISIFYFTIGIAFHDYHLFNQATAFIIMVVITIFSAFVSVSYDRKELAVLSLIGGFAVPFMVSTGEGNYKVLFTYIAILNIGMLIIAYFKKWSLVTLLAFIFSCVLFSFWFGEKVIDGGLPYRGALFYATIFYLIFSIATVVNNLRNKGTFSKLEYFIIVANTFFYFGIGISIIHKWGMDFKGLFTIALALYNLAYAILLYRKFGLDKNAIYLLLGLTLTFVTLAIPIQFNGNYITLFWSAEAVLLFWLFQKSRIAAFKLGAIVVQILMLFSLMMDWEFYYMRSTGVLKLVFNPIFITGLVSLVSLVLTYLLLRKENEPVDIFTVKFNPSLYRSGISIAAVIVGYFIGLFEISYQANTGIANYYSAQSYSVLYHFLFSTGVIYFTLKRKNIAVNNLAIILSCINILLYIVVFHQLVTDEIVENYNAGLSGKSAFFIHYILLACLVYFGYTIIKLRNDNSFSMLLNHKFALWIFAFCIVFIMSNEIMVHGLIFSGEIISQAELAKTYPVTKEHLYKYQRIVFIDDKLRFVKLQIIKIGYPILWGALSFVFLIIGIKKQNKQLRIIALALLGITIIKLFLYDIKNVSETGKIIAFILLGVLILIISFVYQKIKKLVIDESSKPNDTENN; the protein is encoded by the coding sequence ATGGAAATATTTTTATTGTTAATAATTCTTGTTTTTGTAATTATTTCACTTAACAAATCAGCTGCTAATTCCAAGGCAACACAGGAAGCAATTGGCAAGCTTAAAGATGAAATTAATGCATTAAACCTTAAGATTAGTACAAACACACAAACTTTAAAAGCTGAAGAACCTCAACCGGAGATCATATCTGTTGTTACAGAAGAGCCACAACCTGCTATAAAGGAAGAAATAAAAGCCGAAGAAGAAAAGCAAATTATTGAGGAAATCCCTGTTGTTGAAGAAGTACCTGTACAGGCAGCCATGTCTGCAGCAGTATCTCAGGAACTTCAACCCGAGGCAATACCATTACAAGAAAATGCAGAGATTCCGGTAACAGAAAAAATTGTTTTACCTCCTAAAAAGAGCTGGCTGCAAATATTCAAAGAAAAAAATCCGGATATTGAAAAATTCATCGGAGAGAATCTTATTAATAAAATAGGCATTCTTATTCTGGTACTGGGAATTAGCTTCTTTGTAAAATATGCTATTGACAAAAACTGGATTAATGAACCTGCGCGTGTTGGGATCGGTATTTTGTGTGGTGCTCTCATTATGGGAGTTGCACACCGATTAAAGAAAAACTACAAAGCATTTAGTTCGGTATTTGTTGCCGGAGCCATTAGTATCTTCTACTTTACCATTGGTATTGCATTTCACGATTATCATTTATTTAATCAGGCAACAGCATTTATCATTATGGTAGTTATCACCATATTTAGTGCATTTGTTTCAGTATCCTACGACCGAAAGGAGTTGGCTGTTTTATCACTTATTGGAGGTTTTGCGGTACCATTTATGGTGAGTACCGGCGAAGGGAACTATAAAGTGCTCTTTACTTACATTGCCATTCTTAATATAGGAATGCTGATTATTGCTTATTTCAAAAAATGGAGTCTGGTCACCTTACTGGCATTTATTTTTTCCTGTGTTCTTTTCTCATTCTGGTTCGGTGAAAAGGTTATCGATGGGGGGCTTCCATATCGCGGAGCTTTATTTTATGCAACTATTTTCTATCTTATCTTCAGTATTGCTACCGTTGTTAATAATCTGCGGAATAAGGGAACATTTTCCAAACTGGAATATTTCATCATCGTTGCTAATACATTCTTTTATTTCGGGATAGGAATTAGTATTATTCATAAATGGGGAATGGACTTCAAGGGTCTGTTTACTATTGCGCTGGCATTATACAATCTTGCTTATGCTATATTATTGTACAGAAAATTCGGGCTGGACAAAAATGCAATCTACCTTTTACTTGGCCTGACACTCACTTTTGTAACTCTCGCTATTCCAATCCAATTTAATGGTAATTATATTACATTATTCTGGTCTGCCGAAGCTGTGCTTTTATTCTGGCTATTCCAAAAATCAAGAATTGCAGCTTTCAAATTAGGAGCCATAGTTGTTCAGATTCTAATGCTTTTCAGTCTCATGATGGACTGGGAGTTCTATTACATGAGAAGTACTGGAGTACTGAAACTAGTTTTCAACCCGATATTCATAACAGGTTTAGTTTCTCTGGTATCTCTTGTACTTACTTATCTTCTGTTGAGAAAAGAAAACGAACCTGTTGATATTTTTACAGTTAAATTCAACCCTTCACTATACAGATCCGGAATAAGTATTGCCGCTGTTATTGTAGGGTATTTCATAGGCTTATTCGAAATTTCTTATCAGGCGAATACGGGCATTGCCAATTATTATTCTGCTCAATCTTACTCTGTTTTATATCATTTCTTATTTAGTACAGGAGTTATATACTTTACATTAAAGCGCAAAAACATAGCAGTAAATAACCTTGCAATTATTTTATCCTGTATCAATATCCTCTTGTATATTGTAGTTTTCCATCAGCTGGTAACAGATGAAATAGTGGAGAATTATAACGCAGGATTATCGGGCAAGTCAGCCTTTTTCATACATTATATATTATTAGCATGTCTGGTATATTTTGGATATACCATCATAAAGTTGAGAAATGACAATAGTTTCTCCATGCTTCTCAATCATAAATTTGCTTTATGGATTTTTGCTTTCTGTATTGTTTTCATTATGAGTAATGAAATAATGGTTCATGGATTAATATTTTCCGGAGAGATTATCTCTCAGGCAGAGCTTGCAAAAACATACCCTGTTACAAAGGAACACCTATATAAATATCAGAGAATAGTTTTTATTGACGATAAACTCAGATTTGTAAAACTTCAGATCATCAAAATAGGATACCCTATTCTTTGGGGTGCACTATCATTCGTCTTTCTGATTATCGGAATAAAGAAACAAAACAAGCAACTGCGTATTATTGCACTTGCTTTACTGGGGATTACTATTATTAAACTGTTCTTATATGATATCAAAAATGTATCGGAGACAGGAAAGATTATAGCCTTTATTTTACTAGGGGTTCTTATCCTTATTATATCATTTGTTTACCAAAAAATTAAAAAACTAGTTATTGATGAATCCAGCAAACCAAATGATACAGAAAATAATTAA
- a CDS encoding type B 50S ribosomal protein L31 — MKKDIHPSNYRLVAFKDMSNDEVFITRSTAETKDSLVVDGVEYPLVKMEISSTSHPFYTGKVKLVDTAGRVDKFMNKYKKFAKN, encoded by the coding sequence ATGAAAAAAGATATCCATCCATCCAATTACAGATTAGTTGCTTTTAAAGACATGAGCAACGATGAAGTTTTCATTACAAGATCTACTGCTGAAACCAAAGATTCTTTGGTAGTTGATGGTGTAGAGTATCCATTGGTAAAAATGGAAATCTCTAGTACTTCTCACCCATTCTACACAGGTAAAGTTAAATTAGTTGACACAGCTGGTAGAGTTGATAAGTTCATGAATAAATACAAGAAATTCGCTAAGAACTAA